CGAGTTCGGCGACGCGGGCGATCAGGCCGAGGTCGGAGGGTTGGATCTGCATGTCTTCGACGCTACGGACGGCACCGGGGGTGAGGCATCCGGCGCTTGGATGGTTCGCCGTCATCCTGCAGGATGACCCGGCATCACCCGAGAGCAGGCACCTGGACGGTCAGGGCGCCGTCGGCAGCTCGTGCTCGTAGGCGAACACCACGAGCTGCACACGGTCGCGCAACCCGAGCTTGGCGAGGATGCGGCTCACGTGGGTCTTGACCGTCGCCTCCGACAGGAACTCGGATGCCGCGATCTCGCCGTTGCTGAGCCCCCGGGCCGCGAGTGCGAAGATCTCGCGTTCGCGAGGCGTCAGCTCCGACCAGGCGGCGGGCGCCGGCCGCCGGCCGCTCCCCCGGCCCACGTGGGCGAAGAGCGCGCGCGTCGCGGCCGCAGCGATCACCTGGTTGCCCTGGTGCACCGTGCGGATCGCCGCGAGCAGGAACTCGGGGTCCGCATCCTTCAGCACGAAGCCGCTCGCACCGGCGCGAATGGCCCTCGCCGCGTTCTCGTCGAGGTCGAAGGTCGTGAGCACGACGATGCGTGGCGGAGCCACTCCGTCACGATCGGCGGCGGCGACGATCTGCTCGGTCGCCGCGATGCCGTCCTGCACGGGCATCCGCACGTCCATGAGCACCACATCGGGTCGTTCACGGCGCGCGAGCTCGACGGCGGCGCCGCCATCGCTCGCCTCGCCCACGACCTCGAGGTCGGGCTGCGACTCGATGAGCATGCGCACACCGGCTCGGAACAGCGCCTGGTCATCGACGAGCGCGACGCGGATGCCGCTCATGCCGGGCGACCCGTCTGCGCCGGAATCCTCGCGGTCACGCGGAACATGGCGTCTGCGCCGGCCTCAACGAGCAGCGTGCCGCCGGCGAGCTGTGCCCGCTCACGCATGCCCGGGATGCCGTGCCGGAAGGCATGGGACTCGGGCGCAGGGGCATCCGCTCGCCTGGC
The DNA window shown above is from Agromyces cerinus and carries:
- a CDS encoding response regulator; translated protein: MSGIRVALVDDQALFRAGVRMLIESQPDLEVVGEASDGGAAVELARRERPDVVLMDVRMPVQDGIAATEQIVAAADRDGVAPPRIVVLTTFDLDENAARAIRAGASGFVLKDADPEFLLAAIRTVHQGNQVIAAAATRALFAHVGRGSGRRPAPAAWSELTPREREIFALAARGLSNGEIAASEFLSEATVKTHVSRILAKLGLRDRVQLVVFAYEHELPTAP